Proteins found in one Campylobacter canadensis genomic segment:
- the nadC gene encoding carboxylating nicotinate-nucleotide diphosphorylase: MIESEIELVKKELAIDLGRGDLFSKLELFDDVISVDIKSKSDGIFAGEKYFKYICNMYNIKYELFVKDKDTIKKGQKLANLKANKSVILKTERSILNFIQHASGIASKTHNMMSLIKDYNVVLLDTRKTRPGLRVLEKYAVRCGGASNHRMGLDDCIMLKDTHFLGVSNWQEYVKELRKKIPFYTPIEIECDTIDEVKKALECDINAILLDNMDYETCKNAVLLRNEKARHIKLEASGNINENNIIFYAKTGVDAISSGCIIYDAIWLDFSMRPSNG, translated from the coding sequence ATGATTGAAAGCGAAATTGAGCTTGTTAAAAAAGAACTAGCTATTGATTTAGGAAGAGGGGATTTATTTTCTAAATTAGAGCTTTTTGATGATGTAATTAGTGTTGATATAAAGAGTAAAAGTGATGGAATTTTTGCAGGAGAGAAGTATTTTAAATATATTTGTAATATGTATAATATTAAATATGAACTTTTTGTAAAAGATAAAGATACTATTAAAAAAGGACAAAAATTAGCAAATCTTAAAGCTAATAAATCAGTAATTTTAAAAACAGAAAGAAGTATTTTAAATTTTATTCAACACGCAAGTGGGATTGCAAGCAAAACGCACAATATGATGTCTTTAATTAAAGATTATAATGTAGTTTTATTAGATACTAGAAAAACAAGACCAGGCTTAAGGGTGCTAGAAAAATATGCAGTTCGTTGCGGCGGAGCTAGTAACCATAGAATGGGTCTTGATGATTGCATTATGCTAAAAGATACTCATTTTTTAGGGGTGAGTAATTGGCAAGAATATGTAAAAGAGCTTAGAAAAAAAATACCATTTTATACACCAATTGAAATTGAATGTGATACTATTGATGAAGTAAAAAAAGCACTTGAATGTGATATAAATGCTATTTTACTTGATAATATGGATTATGAAACTTGCAAAAATGCAGTTTTATTAAGAAATGAAAAAGCAAGGCATATTAAATTAGAAGCTAGTGGAAATATTAATGAAAATAACATAATTTTTTATGCTAAAACAGGAGTTGATGCTATATCTAGTGGTTGCATTATTTATGATGCAATTTGGCTTGATTTTTCAATGAGACCTAGCAATGGCTGA
- the flhB gene encoding flagellar biosynthesis protein FlhB encodes MADDAEKTEEPTDKKIEDARKEGNVAKSQDVAALITLCVAFGAILLFLGFFKERITSLYIYYQSFIGQELDIKLLYKISIKTLLEMCFMILPIALAVAISGIIANVLQFGFNFTLKPIMPNFGKLNPIKGIKNIISMKKLIELVKIVLKVSVVFAIVGFFIYSFLPELKHISILPLFKQLAWIKDKFIILFAAVIISFLVFAIFDFFIVRFQYFKGLRMSKQEIKDEYKQMEGDPKIKAKIRQLQMQAAKNRMMSDVPNADVVITNPTHYSIAIAYDSSKHDAPIILAKGVDNIAFKIRQIAQEHNIPIYEDRQLARALYKECELGDLVPRTLWSAVAQVFKFILEQRNKK; translated from the coding sequence ATGGCTGATGATGCAGAAAAAACCGAAGAACCCACCGACAAAAAAATAGAAGACGCCAGAAAAGAAGGTAATGTTGCTAAAAGCCAAGATGTAGCAGCTTTGATAACTCTTTGCGTTGCTTTTGGAGCGATTTTATTGTTCTTGGGTTTTTTTAAAGAAAGAATTACATCTTTATATATTTATTATCAAAGTTTTATCGGGCAGGAACTAGATATAAAACTTTTGTATAAAATTTCTATAAAAACCTTATTAGAAATGTGTTTTATGATTTTACCAATTGCTTTAGCAGTAGCAATTAGCGGTATTATTGCTAATGTATTGCAATTTGGATTTAATTTTACCTTAAAGCCAATAATGCCTAATTTTGGGAAATTAAACCCAATAAAGGGGATTAAAAATATTATTTCTATGAAAAAACTTATTGAGCTTGTTAAGATTGTTTTAAAAGTATCTGTGGTTTTTGCTATTGTTGGATTTTTTATTTATAGTTTTTTACCAGAATTAAAGCATATTAGTATTTTACCATTATTTAAACAACTAGCTTGGATAAAAGACAAGTTTATAATTTTATTTGCTGCTGTGATTATTTCTTTTTTAGTATTTGCTATTTTTGATTTTTTTATTGTGCGTTTTCAATATTTTAAAGGGCTTAGAATGAGTAAGCAAGAAATTAAAGATGAATACAAGCAAATGGAAGGAGACCCAAAAATAAAGGCAAAAATTAGACAATTGCAAATGCAAGCAGCAAAAAATCGTATGATGAGCGATGTGCCGAACGCTGATGTTGTAATTACTAATCCTACGCACTATTCCATAGCAATTGCTTACGATTCATCAAAGCATGATGCACCTATTATTTTAGCAAAAGGTGTTGATAATATTGCCTTTAAAATTAGACAAATAGCACAAGAGCATAATATACCTATTTATGAAGATAGGCAATTAGCAAGAGCCTTATATAAAGAGTGCGAGTTAGGAGATTTAGTTCCTAGAACGCTGTGGAGTGCTGTTGCACAAGTATTTAAATTTATTTTAGAACAAAGGAATAAAAAATGA
- the dapE gene encoding succinyl-diaminopimelate desuccinylase yields MLKDLFLRLLSEESVTPNAANCLKIAQEFLSDFNVQYFNKNDVSNLLLSKEVNSSGVHLAFCGHIDVVPAGNGWEYDAFKPTIKDDLIIARGTQDMKSGVAAFLCAIKECKDFSKDIRKISVILTSDEEGDAIYGTKYVLENIKDMPDIAIVAEPTSENVFADTIKVGRRGSIHAYIKIKGTQGHAAYPSKCINPVHLGASFLEKIAAYDLDKGNEFFEPSKIVVLNLSAGIGAQNVTPSEFNIHCNVRNSTLSTKQDFENYLLKHLKGLDYELKITQGSIPFFTDTNNSLIKNLVKSVEKVANIKAALNTKGGTSDARFLAQYGVKVCELGVINNKIHAANESVNFKEVLELKNIFLDFLRSYKND; encoded by the coding sequence ATGCTTAAAGACTTATTTTTACGCTTATTAAGTGAAGAGAGCGTTACTCCAAATGCAGCAAATTGTTTAAAAATTGCACAAGAATTTCTTAGTGATTTTAATGTTCAGTATTTTAATAAAAATGATGTTAGTAATTTGCTTTTAAGCAAGGAAGTAAATTCTAGTGGTGTGCATTTAGCCTTTTGTGGGCATATTGATGTTGTGCCAGCAGGAAACGGTTGGGAATATGATGCTTTTAAGCCTACTATAAAAGATGATTTAATAATAGCAAGAGGTACTCAAGATATGAAAAGCGGAGTAGCTGCATTTTTGTGCGCTATTAAAGAATGTAAAGATTTTAGCAAGGATATAAGAAAAATAAGTGTTATTTTAACCTCTGATGAAGAAGGCGATGCTATTTATGGAACAAAATATGTTTTAGAAAATATAAAAGATATGCCAGATATTGCAATAGTTGCCGAGCCAACTAGTGAAAATGTTTTTGCTGATACAATTAAAGTTGGAAGAAGGGGAAGCATACACGCTTACATTAAAATAAAAGGCACTCAAGGGCATGCAGCATATCCTAGTAAATGTATAAATCCTGTGCATTTAGGAGCTAGTTTTTTAGAAAAAATTGCAGCATATGATTTAGATAAGGGTAATGAATTTTTTGAACCTAGCAAGATTGTTGTATTAAATCTTAGTGCTGGAATAGGGGCGCAAAATGTTACTCCTAGTGAATTTAATATTCATTGCAATGTAAGAAATTCTACTCTTAGTACAAAGCAGGATTTTGAAAATTATTTATTAAAACACTTAAAGGGTCTTGATTATGAATTAAAAATAACTCAAGGTTCAATACCTTTTTTTACTGATACTAATAATTCTTTGATTAAAAATTTAGTAAAAAGTGTAGAAAAAGTCGCAAATATAAAAGCAGCTTTAAATACAAAGGGTGGAACAAGCGATGCTAGATTTTTAGCTCAATACGGTGTAAAAGTGTGTGAATTAGGAGTAATAAATAATAAAATTCACGCAGCAAATGAAAGTGTTAATTTTAAAGAAGTGCTTGAACTTAAAAATATTTTTTTAGATTTTTTAAGGAGTTATAAAAATGATTGA
- a CDS encoding EAL domain-containing protein, with protein MEAKKFNNIKNILLSLIVVIVLLNIYLFFGAKNSIRIFSESFFYSLENRYNQANLSNEIELSTFKLSDGKVKIINGQNPDLNEQEMTILKKNKELFDYLKLDAHLFQIKFYKLRDNEIYAGFSTQIHLSDSRLYQIYIPLILNIIFFILIFILYKQKQELEELYSKTLNTFNKKMQKLESEANVDNITGLKNKHCLEKNISSMQNPKLILIKIDEIRKISDYFSEDTLISLIKQITILFNEYAKENNLLLFKTELDVYAFIEDNDQDEQRYEELIAELMQLVKTKDISIEYNSSIISMVLTTTIGLSLEKENIIQKAYIALKRAEKDNKNFVSYSQFLMEEQSYIEELNTAKLIQSAISGDNIFTFYQPIFDSNKNITKYESLVRIINKTSEGTQIITPGMFLATSIKTKQYEIIEEFIINKVIKSLEENPNISLSVNLAGRDMKDVAKNNKIINLLRRTKVADRLVIEVLEDENIANDKKIMEFLLKARALGCKIAIDDFGSGFSNFAYVLELMPDYIKIDGSIIKDIIDNEKSVQIVKTIVLFTKSLGIKTVAEFVSSEEIFNKCLELGVDEFQGFYLGKPSPSFSEEEIDLEYYNFKENNA; from the coding sequence ATGGAAGCAAAAAAGTTTAATAATATAAAAAATATTTTACTATCCTTGATAGTTGTTATTGTTTTATTAAATATATATTTATTTTTTGGTGCAAAGAATTCAATTAGAATTTTTTCTGAAAGTTTTTTTTACTCTCTTGAAAATAGATATAATCAAGCAAATCTTAGCAATGAAATAGAGCTTAGTACTTTTAAGCTTAGTGATGGTAAAGTAAAAATTATAAATGGTCAAAACCCAGATTTAAATGAACAAGAAATGACAATTCTTAAGAAAAATAAAGAATTATTTGATTATTTAAAACTTGATGCGCATTTATTTCAAATAAAATTTTATAAATTAAGAGATAATGAAATTTATGCAGGTTTTAGTACGCAAATTCATCTTAGCGATTCAAGACTTTATCAAATATATATTCCTTTAATTTTAAATATAATATTTTTTATACTTATTTTTATTTTATATAAACAAAAACAAGAATTAGAAGAGCTTTATTCAAAAACATTAAATACCTTTAATAAAAAAATGCAAAAGCTAGAATCTGAAGCAAATGTTGATAATATAACAGGTTTAAAAAACAAACATTGTTTAGAAAAAAATATTTCATCTATGCAAAATCCAAAATTAATTTTAATTAAGATTGATGAAATTAGAAAAATAAGCGATTATTTTTCAGAAGATACGCTAATTAGCTTAATTAAACAAATTACAATCTTATTTAATGAATACGCTAAGGAAAATAACTTATTGCTATTTAAAACAGAACTTGATGTTTATGCTTTTATTGAAGATAACGACCAAGATGAGCAAAGATATGAGGAATTAATAGCAGAACTAATGCAACTTGTAAAAACAAAGGATATAAGCATTGAGTATAATAGCAGTATAATTTCAATGGTTTTAACAACGACAATAGGTCTTAGTTTAGAAAAAGAAAACATAATTCAAAAAGCCTACATAGCATTAAAAAGAGCAGAAAAAGATAATAAAAATTTTGTTTCATATTCTCAATTTTTAATGGAAGAACAATCGTATATTGAAGAGTTAAACACAGCAAAATTAATACAAAGTGCAATTAGCGGAGATAATATTTTTACATTTTATCAGCCGATTTTTGATAGCAATAAAAATATTACCAAATATGAATCTTTAGTTAGAATTATCAATAAAACAAGTGAAGGTACGCAAATTATTACTCCAGGTATGTTTTTAGCTACTTCAATTAAAACAAAGCAATATGAAATAATTGAGGAATTTATTATAAATAAGGTTATTAAAAGTCTTGAAGAAAACCCAAATATTAGCTTAAGCGTAAATCTTGCAGGTAGAGATATGAAAGATGTCGCTAAAAATAACAAAATTATAAATTTATTAAGAAGAACCAAGGTAGCAGATAGGCTGGTAATTGAAGTTTTAGAAGATGAAAATATAGCAAACGATAAAAAGATTATGGAATTTTTATTAAAGGCAAGGGCTTTAGGCTGTAAGATTGCTATTGATGATTTTGGTAGTGGTTTTTCTAATTTTGCTTATGTTTTAGAATTAATGCCTGATTATATTAAAATTGATGGAAGCATTATTAAAGATATTATTGATAATGAAAAATCAGTGCAGATTGTAAAAACCATAGTTTTATTTACAAAAAGTTTAGGCATTAAAACAGTTGCAGAATTTGTTAGTAGTGAAGAAATATTTAATAAATGTTTAGAGCTCGGAGTGGATGAATTTCAGGGCTTTTATTTAGGAAAACCAAGTCCTTCTTTTAGCGAAGAAGAAATTGATTTAGAATATTATAATTTTAAGGAAAATAATGCTTAA
- a CDS encoding 23S rRNA (pseudouridine(1915)-N(3))-methyltransferase RlmH yields MKINIFYIQKDKNKSELEKKYEKLLLTLVAFSSNNCFNKKIANAQSQNEKIAQSEYENIYLQSSKKSFSIALSEEAKELNSFEFAKLLSDKQECSFFIGGAYGLSDSFKDKCDVCISLSKLTTTHELARIFLLEQIYRALCINSNHPYHK; encoded by the coding sequence ATGAAAATAAATATTTTTTATATTCAAAAGGATAAAAATAAAAGTGAGTTGGAAAAGAAGTATGAAAAACTTCTTTTAACACTTGTAGCTTTTTCGTCAAATAATTGTTTTAATAAAAAAATCGCTAATGCACAAAGTCAAAATGAAAAAATAGCGCAAAGTGAATATGAAAACATTTATTTACAATCAAGCAAAAAATCTTTTAGCATAGCACTTAGCGAAGAAGCTAAAGAGCTTAATAGTTTTGAATTTGCAAAATTATTAAGCGATAAACAAGAGTGTAGTTTTTTTATTGGCGGTGCTTATGGCCTTAGTGATAGTTTTAAAGATAAATGTGATGTTTGCATAAGTTTAAGTAAGCTTACAACTACTCACGAATTAGCTAGAATTTTTTTGCTAGAACAAATTTATCGTGCTTTGTGTATAAATAGCAATCACCCATATCATAAATAA
- a CDS encoding tRNA dihydrouridine synthase translates to MKWIESFTNPLFLAPMAGFSDLAFRSVVKKFGCDVTTSEMISSNALVYECKKTLTMLKKSESEKPFVVQIAGSDEEIIKKAVLLINELDYVDGIDLNCGCPVNKVIKQNAGSALLNDLEKLKKILSAIKENNKKASTSIKIRIGFNKDEIETIIPVLNDFELDYISIHARTRKDLYNNNLNYNAIKKAKELSNTKIIANGNINYDNHKQILEITKADGLMIGRACIGEPWIFSQIKQNKKDVSKKEIILYHFEKMREIYNDKASSIFRKHLHEYSKAMPNASEFRNAINKISDEKVMINKISEFFNE, encoded by the coding sequence ATGAAGTGGATAGAATCATTTACTAATCCATTGTTTTTAGCTCCAATGGCGGGTTTTAGCGACCTTGCTTTTAGGAGCGTGGTTAAGAAATTTGGTTGTGATGTTACTACATCTGAAATGATAAGCTCAAATGCTTTAGTGTATGAATGTAAAAAGACACTTACAATGCTTAAAAAATCAGAGAGCGAAAAACCTTTTGTAGTACAAATTGCAGGTAGCGATGAAGAAATTATTAAAAAAGCAGTTTTGCTTATTAATGAGCTTGATTATGTTGATGGGATTGATTTAAACTGTGGCTGTCCTGTTAATAAAGTTATAAAACAAAATGCAGGTTCAGCACTTTTAAACGATTTAGAAAAGTTAAAAAAAATTCTATCAGCAATTAAAGAAAATAACAAAAAAGCAAGTACAAGTATAAAAATCAGAATAGGTTTTAATAAAGATGAAATTGAAACTATTATTCCTGTTTTAAATGATTTTGAGCTTGATTATATAAGTATTCACGCAAGAACTAGAAAGGATTTATACAATAATAATTTAAATTATAATGCGATAAAAAAAGCAAAAGAATTATCAAATACAAAAATAATTGCAAATGGAAATATAAATTACGATAACCACAAGCAAATACTTGAAATTACAAAAGCAGATGGACTTATGATTGGTCGTGCTTGTATCGGTGAGCCGTGGATTTTTTCACAAATTAAACAAAATAAAAAAGATGTTAGTAAAAAAGAAATTATTTTATATCATTTTGAAAAAATGCGTGAAATCTATAATGATAAAGCAAGTTCTATTTTTAGAAAACATTTGCATGAGTATTCAAAAGCAATGCCAAACGCTAGTGAATTTAGAAATGCAATAAATAAAATAAGTGATGAAAAAGTAATGATAAATAAAATTAGTGAGTTTTTTAATGAATAA
- a CDS encoding endonuclease MutS2, which translates to MNKLKLDLDDYLEEFYSFFSRDAQLFLQGDSSLHYKRINELCELDLKYPKKTKLLNTAILHLEKKGILHLEELAEFVKIISYIKYLKSSCVSFELKKYFDKFVIAKEVEDILKYFKDDEFNSECDERLLNIDEKIKQLNQDINQQLRLLMQSKNLSEYLVDTQIHYINNQECLLLRGGFAKFLKASIIARSSGGGFYVVPLEIDNLKKGIKRLQEQEDEIKYEYACKFSTILSKFTLFLRFIDKEYSLIDGYLARVFFAKSKDLEFIECKNDKKIKISSFYHPAIKNAKPISVDFSKQVLIITGVNAGGKSMLLKSIMSASFLAKYLIPMKIDTHNSSISSFKSYESIIEDPQNSKNDISTFAGRMQSFAALFSQKDYLLGIDEIELGTDFEEASNLFYVLINELKKNAKIIITTHHKRLAAMLASCDDVELLAALYDIKEQRPKYEFLEGIIGKSYAYESALRYKISPNIVNEARKLQSENENNLNDLLNKNLELDAKLKFKLTQTKKKEEKLQSILDRLKDKEEKLQNDYLKRKKELENEYFLAINAAKKTLDFSSLKDKQRQINKANELKNNIKEEKIKSKEYKIGDYVKYENIEGKIIAINKNIASVENDFLTLKIDLNKLSHHTKSPSKKESTVKYERAVKNASVKLDLHGLRSEEAIEQLDKFISDALISGFDEVMVYHGIGTGKLAYAVKEFLKSHKSIKSFSDAPANMGGFGAKIIKL; encoded by the coding sequence ATGAATAAGTTAAAACTAGATTTAGACGATTATTTAGAAGAATTTTATTCTTTTTTTTCAAGAGACGCACAATTATTCTTGCAAGGAGATAGCTCTTTGCATTATAAAAGAATAAATGAATTATGCGAGTTAGATTTAAAATATCCTAAAAAAACAAAACTTTTAAATACAGCGATTTTGCATCTTGAAAAAAAAGGAATTTTACACCTTGAAGAGCTTGCTGAATTTGTAAAAATTATTTCTTATATTAAATATTTAAAATCAAGTTGTGTTAGTTTTGAATTAAAAAAATATTTTGATAAATTTGTCATTGCTAAAGAAGTTGAAGATATTTTAAAATATTTTAAAGACGATGAATTTAACAGCGAATGCGATGAAAGATTACTTAATATTGATGAAAAAATAAAACAACTAAATCAAGATATTAATCAGCAATTAAGATTGCTTATGCAAAGTAAAAATTTAAGTGAATATTTAGTTGATACTCAAATTCATTACATTAATAATCAAGAATGCTTATTGTTAAGAGGTGGTTTTGCTAAATTCTTAAAAGCAAGCATTATTGCAAGAAGCAGTGGCGGTGGATTTTATGTTGTGCCTTTGGAAATTGATAATTTAAAAAAGGGTATTAAAAGATTGCAAGAACAAGAAGATGAAATTAAATATGAATATGCTTGCAAATTCTCTACAATTTTGAGTAAATTTACGCTATTTTTAAGGTTTATTGACAAGGAGTATTCTTTAATTGATGGATATTTAGCAAGGGTATTTTTTGCTAAGAGTAAGGATTTAGAATTTATTGAATGTAAAAATGATAAAAAAATTAAAATATCATCATTTTATCATCCTGCAATTAAAAATGCAAAGCCAATTAGTGTAGATTTTTCTAAGCAGGTTTTAATTATTACTGGAGTTAATGCTGGTGGAAAATCTATGCTTTTAAAAAGTATTATGAGTGCATCGTTTTTAGCAAAATATTTAATTCCTATGAAAATTGATACTCATAATTCTAGTATTAGTTCTTTTAAAAGCTATGAAAGCATTATTGAAGACCCACAAAATTCTAAAAACGATATATCAACTTTTGCTGGTAGAATGCAATCTTTTGCTGCTTTATTTTCTCAAAAAGATTATCTTTTAGGCATTGATGAGATTGAGTTAGGAACAGATTTTGAAGAAGCTTCAAATTTATTTTATGTTTTAATAAATGAATTAAAAAAGAATGCAAAAATAATAATTACAACCCATCATAAAAGACTAGCTGCTATGCTTGCAAGTTGTGATGATGTAGAATTATTAGCTGCTTTATATGATATTAAAGAGCAAAGACCAAAATATGAATTTTTAGAAGGAATTATAGGTAAATCTTATGCTTATGAAAGTGCTTTAAGGTATAAGATTTCTCCAAATATTGTAAATGAAGCTAGAAAGCTACAAAGCGAAAATGAAAATAATTTAAATGATTTATTAAATAAAAATCTTGAACTAGATGCAAAATTAAAATTTAAATTAACACAAACAAAGAAAAAGGAAGAAAAATTACAAAGCATTTTAGATAGGTTAAAAGACAAGGAAGAAAAACTGCAAAATGATTATTTAAAAAGAAAAAAAGAGCTTGAAAATGAATATTTTTTAGCTATTAATGCTGCTAAAAAGACTTTAGACTTTTCTTCTTTAAAAGATAAACAAAGGCAAATTAATAAAGCAAACGAGCTTAAAAATAATATAAAAGAAGAAAAAATAAAATCTAAAGAATATAAAATAGGAGATTATGTAAAGTATGAAAATATAGAAGGTAAAATAATTGCAATTAATAAAAATATTGCAAGTGTTGAAAATGATTTTTTAACATTAAAGATTGATTTAAACAAATTAAGCCATCATACAAAAAGTCCAAGTAAAAAAGAAAGCACAGTTAAATATGAAAGAGCGGTTAAAAATGCTAGTGTAAAATTAGATTTGCACGGGTTAAGAAGTGAAGAAGCTATTGAGCAGCTTGATAAGTTTATAAGCGATGCTTTAATCAGCGGATTTGATGAAGTTATGGTGTATCACGGTATTGGTACAGGTAAATTAGCTTATGCTGTTAAAGAGTTTTTAAAATCTCATAAAAGCATAAAGTCTTTTAGCGACGCACCAGCAAATATGGGTGGTTTTGGTGCAAAAATTATTAAATTATAG